From the genome of Leptospira saintgironsiae, one region includes:
- a CDS encoding response regulator produces the protein MNKGYIICVDDEVSVLETLQEQLHNEFGKTHEIETARSAEEAIALLDEIQASGYVIEVIITDQVMPGMKGADFLESVHKRSPDSIKILLTGQAGLDSAIHAINFGGLSRYVEKPWNIEDLTKDIRSLIEKFRQNLENQHLVNELNRRIKDLEEENRKLQQTGE, from the coding sequence ATGAATAAAGGTTATATTATTTGTGTCGATGATGAAGTGTCGGTACTGGAGACTCTCCAGGAACAGCTTCATAATGAGTTCGGAAAGACTCACGAGATCGAAACCGCAAGAAGCGCTGAAGAGGCAATTGCCTTATTGGATGAGATCCAAGCTTCCGGTTATGTGATCGAAGTTATCATTACGGATCAAGTGATGCCCGGTATGAAAGGCGCCGATTTTCTGGAATCGGTCCATAAACGGTCTCCTGATTCGATCAAAATTCTGCTCACCGGTCAGGCCGGTTTGGATTCCGCCATCCACGCGATAAATTTCGGGGGATTGAGCAGATACGTGGAAAAACCATGGAACATAGAGGATCTAACAAAAGACATCCGATCTTTGATAGAAAAGTTCCGGCAGAACCTGGAGAATCAACATTTAGTCAATGAGCTTAACAGAAGAATTAAGGACCTCGAAGAAGAAAACCGCAAGCTGCAGCAGACAGGCGAATAA
- a CDS encoding 6-hydroxymethylpterin diphosphokinase MptE-like protein: MKEENSSFHLHSTQNPIKEGERISLSIPHSLQKDEFLVIIGIGCGYHAISYLKSVEDTTKILLLEPFSELETLVGTELKEKLGGVPVYYGWEKFELLDRSEWMPSSTKNLRIFIHPNYSRRYPDLSERMFSFFQKKESVSQNKLAKQEYGRLWVRNFFKHLKKSSESPDSYRILGKTLSPKTGKIGCFVGASPNLESEIDWIRQNKEKLFLLSSDTALGYLLENDIQPHAVLSIDSGLGTFYHFPEHIPENIPIFTWFGGASRIFDLKNPKIIYLSTHPLDQILGAKFYPKAPILENPSLNVAGLAVSILQSLGAESVLLKGFGFERERGKTHCRSTGYERYDRFFIDRKRSLYNSRYTPESRWRTRTSVLEILQKWSPIQILSEIDSKTQAFSGWENSLESYPSSFPGSGQNWRKLCSGISELPSEIQILLPRETRLLDPRT; encoded by the coding sequence TTGAAGGAGGAAAATTCCTCCTTCCATCTACATTCCACACAAAATCCAATCAAAGAGGGAGAGAGAATCTCCCTTTCTATTCCTCACTCACTCCAAAAAGACGAATTCCTAGTAATCATTGGGATTGGCTGTGGGTATCATGCGATTTCTTATCTGAAATCTGTCGAAGATACTACAAAAATACTTCTACTCGAACCATTCTCTGAACTAGAAACCCTAGTTGGCACCGAACTTAAGGAAAAATTAGGCGGAGTTCCAGTATATTACGGTTGGGAGAAGTTTGAATTATTAGATAGATCAGAATGGATGCCTTCTTCAACGAAGAACCTGCGAATTTTCATTCATCCAAATTATTCCAGACGTTATCCTGATCTGAGCGAAAGGATGTTCTCCTTCTTCCAGAAAAAAGAATCTGTCTCTCAAAACAAACTCGCGAAGCAGGAATACGGAAGACTCTGGGTCAGAAACTTCTTCAAACATCTGAAAAAATCTTCAGAAAGTCCAGACTCGTATCGCATTTTAGGGAAAACTCTTTCACCAAAGACTGGGAAGATAGGATGTTTTGTAGGAGCTTCGCCAAATTTAGAATCTGAGATCGATTGGATCCGGCAAAATAAAGAAAAATTGTTCTTACTTAGCTCAGACACAGCACTTGGATATTTATTAGAAAACGATATCCAACCTCATGCAGTGCTCTCTATAGATAGCGGGCTTGGAACATTCTACCATTTTCCGGAGCATATTCCCGAGAATATCCCAATCTTCACTTGGTTCGGTGGAGCGAGCAGGATCTTCGACCTCAAAAATCCAAAAATTATCTATCTTTCTACTCATCCGTTGGACCAGATACTGGGAGCAAAATTTTATCCTAAGGCCCCAATACTAGAAAATCCTAGCCTCAATGTAGCAGGCCTTGCAGTTTCAATACTACAATCCTTAGGAGCAGAATCCGTTCTATTGAAAGGATTCGGTTTCGAAAGAGAAAGAGGAAAAACACACTGCAGGTCCACAGGTTACGAAAGATACGACAGGTTTTTCATCGATCGCAAGAGAAGTTTATATAATTCGAGATATACACCTGAATCTCGATGGAGAACAAGAACGAGTGTCCTAGAAATATTACAAAAATGGAGTCCTATTCAGATTCTTTCTGAAATCGACTCCAAGACGCAGGCATTCTCCGGCTGGGAAAATTCTCTGGAGAGTTATCCTTCTTCTTTTCCTGGTTCCGGACAGAACTGGAGAAAACTCTGTTCTGGAATTTCGGAACTTCCGAGTGAGATCCAGATCCTTCTTCCCAGAGAAACTAGACTTTTAGATCCAAGAACCTGA
- a CDS encoding DNA primase, whose amino-acid sequence MTQNQNSEFDIVTLIELAKKNKYERAVAGFQILDRIDRLELPKKIKGRKLAVQAMFALANEEVQYKYVTKEERAITEAEAQGNGATYSQFNGLFEAPQAPIAEEDMEEDFIPEEAAKPLMDMEDGEEGESYDEEEDDSDDDEDEDEEDDDDSDDDEDEDDKEKEDED is encoded by the coding sequence ATGACCCAGAACCAGAATTCAGAATTCGATATTGTAACTTTGATTGAACTGGCCAAAAAAAACAAGTACGAAAGAGCCGTAGCCGGCTTCCAAATCCTGGATAGAATCGACAGACTCGAATTACCTAAAAAAATCAAAGGACGCAAACTTGCCGTCCAAGCGATGTTTGCACTCGCAAACGAAGAAGTTCAGTATAAATACGTAACTAAAGAAGAAAGAGCGATAACAGAAGCAGAAGCTCAAGGAAACGGAGCTACTTACTCCCAATTCAACGGACTATTCGAAGCTCCTCAAGCACCAATCGCAGAAGAAGATATGGAAGAAGATTTCATTCCAGAAGAAGCTGCGAAACCTCTTATGGATATGGAAGATGGTGAAGAGGGAGAATCCTACGACGAAGAGGAAGATGATTCCGATGACGACGAGGATGAAGACGAAGAAGATGATGATGATTCTGACGACGATGAGGATGAAGACGACAAGGAAAAAGAAGACGAGGATTAA
- a CDS encoding TlpA family protein disulfide reductase — MDSQANSDSRLSVPFSKGIFFRLILLLITSLLTVCAPSEQSNLGVKDFEGISLEGETIRISDIAADRIALNVYGPNCLPCVKEIPVLNYLNTELKKTPHIKLYMIVDPDIFFDNPEALSTEQKMKEAAVLMKEEVKKFGIQLPVLIMKPPFKVDRIEGLVTGTPETLLFKTKPLILYYNFIGPISEESDPNKIPKNMKVIFFKRMAGQS; from the coding sequence ATGGATTCTCAGGCCAACTCCGATTCCAGGCTTAGTGTTCCCTTTTCCAAGGGGATTTTCTTCCGCCTAATCCTTTTACTAATAACGAGCCTTCTTACAGTTTGTGCTCCGTCAGAACAATCTAATCTAGGTGTCAAAGATTTTGAAGGCATCAGTTTGGAAGGAGAGACTATTCGGATCAGCGATATTGCTGCTGATCGAATTGCTCTTAACGTGTATGGACCGAATTGCCTTCCTTGTGTTAAGGAAATTCCAGTTTTAAATTATCTGAATACAGAACTGAAAAAAACTCCACATATCAAGTTATACATGATCGTGGACCCGGATATATTTTTTGATAATCCGGAAGCTCTTTCAACAGAACAAAAAATGAAAGAAGCTGCGGTTCTAATGAAAGAAGAAGTTAAAAAATTTGGAATACAACTTCCAGTCCTGATCATGAAACCACCTTTCAAAGTGGATCGTATCGAAGGACTAGTAACTGGAACTCCGGAAACACTTCTATTCAAAACAAAACCTTTGATCTTATATTATAATTTTATTGGGCCGATCAGCGAAGAATCTGATCCGAATAAAATCCCAAAAAATATGAAAGTGATCTTCTTCAAAAGAATGGCCGGCCAATCATGA
- a CDS encoding type 1 glutamine amidotransferase gives MRCLIVRFKDCEGPGTLLDSLQARNYRITYHNAYDERVHIVPAAHQMFDLVVFLGGPQTVHDPNQHKFFKPWLELASHLVSMKDKKVIGICLGSQILATALGAKVYEGEKGPEVGFSDVKVVNPSNPAFSKLSGMTTFPAFHLHEDVFEIPKGADHLLQGSFYSNQMFGYENRVFGIQCHLEVTENMLNVWKNIHSEFIKKAGWIPGPETEDLRSQMERAGRALFEGILDL, from the coding sequence ATGAGATGTCTCATTGTTCGGTTCAAAGACTGCGAAGGTCCTGGAACTCTATTAGATTCTTTGCAAGCTAGGAATTATAGGATTACCTATCATAACGCGTATGACGAACGAGTGCATATTGTTCCTGCGGCTCATCAAATGTTTGATCTGGTTGTATTTTTAGGCGGACCTCAAACCGTTCATGATCCTAATCAGCATAAATTTTTTAAACCTTGGCTGGAACTTGCTTCTCACTTAGTATCTATGAAAGATAAAAAGGTGATCGGGATCTGTTTGGGTTCTCAGATCTTAGCTACTGCTTTAGGTGCTAAGGTGTACGAAGGGGAGAAGGGACCAGAAGTAGGATTCTCCGATGTAAAAGTTGTGAATCCTTCTAATCCTGCATTTTCTAAATTGAGCGGGATGACCACTTTTCCTGCATTCCATCTACATGAGGATGTATTCGAGATCCCTAAGGGTGCAGATCATCTGTTACAAGGAAGTTTTTATTCTAACCAAATGTTTGGATATGAGAATCGAGTATTCGGTATCCAATGTCATCTGGAAGTAACAGAGAATATGTTAAATGTTTGGAAGAATATACATTCTGAGTTTATCAAAAAAGCAGGATGGATTCCCGGACCCGAAACGGAAGATCTTAGGTCTCAGATGGAAAGGGCGGGTAGAGCGCTCTTCGAAGGAATTTTGGATTTATAA